One genomic segment of Cytophagales bacterium includes these proteins:
- a CDS encoding type II toxin-antitoxin system HicA family toxin, translating into MKQISGKEFCKALEKQGWQLLRIKGSHHVFGKTGREDRISVPVHKNKPLKIGLLRHFMKVAGFVEKEL; encoded by the coding sequence ATGAAACAGATTTCAGGTAAAGAGTTTTGCAAAGCACTTGAAAAACAGGGCTGGCAACTATTGAGGATTAAGGGAAGCCATCATGTGTTCGGTAAGACAGGCAGGGAGGATAGAATTTCGGTTCCGGTTCACAAAAACAAGCCACTTAAAATTGGTTTGCTCAGGCATTTTATGAAGGTTGCGGGCTTTGTTGAGAAAGAATTGTAA